The window CCGCGCCGACGGCGGTCCGGGCGTTCATGAAGTGGGGCGAGGAGTACCCCGAGCGTCACGACCTCTCCTCGCTGCGCCTGCTCGGTAGCGTCGGCGAACCGATCAACCCCCGCGCCTGGGAGTGGTACTACGAACACATCGGCGACGAGCGGTGCCCGATCGTCGACACCTGGTGGCAGACCGAGACGGGGGCGATCATGGTATCGACGCTCCCCGGGGTCGATGGGATGAAACCCGGCGTCGCCGGCCCCGGCCTGCCCGGAATCGACGTCCAGGTCGTCGACGACGACGGCGACCCGGTCGCACCCGGACAGACTGGCTATCTCACCGTCGACCGTCCCTGGCCCGGCATGGCCCGGACGCTGTACGACGGCGACGACCGGTTCCGGAGCGAGTACTGGGAGCAGTTTTCCGACCCCGACGGGGACGACTGGACCTACTTCAGCGGCGACGCCGCCTCGATCGACGAGGACGGCTACGTCACCGTCCTCGGGCGCGTCGACGACGTGATCAACGTCTCCGGCCGTCGCCTCAGTACGATGGAAATCGAGGGCGCGGTCACCGACGCCGACGGCGTCGCCGAAGCCGCAGTCGTCGGCCGCTCGAGCGAGACCGCCGGAACCGACATCTACGCCTACGTCAGCACCGAGAACGACTGCGACCCGGACGACGACGTGCGCCGGGCGATCGAAACCGCCGTCGAGTCGACCATCGGCGACATCGCCGTCCCCGCGGAGATCGTCTTCACGCCCGAACTCCCCAAGACCCGCTCGGGCAAGATCCTGCGGCGACTGCTCGAGGACGTCGCGAACGGCGAGGAACTGGGGGACACGAGCGCACTCAGGAACCCCGAAATCGTCGGAGAGATCCAGTCCGAGAGCGGCGCCGTCGACGCCGACGAGTGACGTGTTTCGGAGTTTCGAATATCACGAAACGTCGATGTCGAGTTCGAATCCGTACGATCACGGAAGCACCTGGAACAGTCGCCGACAGTCGGTAGAATTATATTCGCAAGACCAGAAAACGCGAAACAACCTATGAGCGTCGATGCGGGGAAGGCCGACGTCCTCTCGAGGCGACAGTACGAGTCCCTGCTCGACGCCGCCGAAACGTACCGCGAGGCGCTGGTCGTTCGGCTCTGTGGGGACGTCGGCCTGCGCCCCGCGGAACTCGCCCGACTCACGATCGACGACGTCGAACAGGCGCGGATCGACCCGCCGCGGTATCTGGTCCGCGTGCCGGGAACCGAGGAAGGGCGTGACGGCCGGACCGCGTACCTCCCGACAAGGGTCGAGCGCGAACTCCGGCGGTACGCCAGGAGCAACGACCTCTCCCCGGCAGATCGGATCTTTTCGGTGACTCCGCGTCGACTCCAGATGCTCGTCTCCGACGTCGCCGACCGCGCGGCCGACCTGTACGACGACCCCGCGCTCGCGGACGTGTCGACGGGCGACCTCCGTCACTACTTCGCGTACCGCTCGCTCGTCGACCGCGGGATCAACCCTCGCGTCGTCAAGGCCGCCGGCGGCTGGCGCAGTTTCGAGGCCCTCGAGTCGTACCTCCCGGAGCCGACCGAGGCCGAGATCGTCGACGCCTTCGAGGCCATCGAGCGGCCGTCGGACCCGCGAGGCCGCGACCGGTCCCGGGCAGGCGACAGGGCGGACACGGTCGGCGACGATAGCGTCGTCCGGCTCCTGCTCGCCGCGAGCGACCAGTACGCGCTCGTCCGCCTCGACGAGGACGGCTACGTCGAACGCTGGAACCGCAGCGCGGCCGCCATGTTCGGCTACCGGGCCGGCGAAATCGTCGGCACGCACGTCTCGGCGTTCTACCCGGACGACGCCGTCGACGAGGGAGAGCCCGAGCGGGTGCTGTCGGCCGCCCTCGAGGACTCGGGCCACGAGGTCGAGGGGTGGCGCGTCCGCAAGGACGGGTCGACGTTCCGCGCGACGACGGTCGTCACCCCGCTGCGGGACGACCGGGGGCGACACCGCGGCTACGCGCTGTTCGTCCGCGACGTCTCGAGCTACTACGACGAACTCGCCGACCTCCGCGGCCGCCGGGCGGAACTCGAACGCCGGTACGCGCTGGCCCGGCGACACCGCGAACTGACGGAGTCGTTGCTCGAGGCCGACGACCACGAGGCGGTCGAGACGGAGACCTGCGAGACGCTGGCCCGGGGCGACGGCTACGAGTTCGCCTGGATCGACCGGACGACGATGGCCGACCGCCGCCGGGAGTGGCGCGTCGCGAGCGGGATCGAACCCGACGCGATCGACCCGCTCGCACCCGAGACGTGGGAGGCCGGGTCGACGGAGGACGACGACCGCTCCGAGGGCGAAGGAGACAGAGACTCCAGTATCCGGGTCGCCGAGCGCGACGGCCGGACGTTCGCACGCGTCCCGCTGGCGTACGGCGATACCACCTACGGCACGCTGACGGTCACGACCGACCGGGAGTCGGCCTTCGACGGGGACGAACGGTCCTGGCTCGCGACGATCGGCCGCCAGGTCGGCTACGCGATCACCGCCGTCCGCCGGCGGAACCTCCTGCTGTCGGATCGCGTCGTCGAGTTCGACCTCGCCTGTCGGGACGACCGCTCGTTCCTCGTGGACGTCTCCGAGCGGCTGGACTGTCGGTTCGAACTCGACTCGCTCGTGCCGACCTCGGAGTCGACCCAGCTGTACTACCTCCGGCTCGAGGACGCCGAGCCCGCGGCCGTGTTCGACCTCGCCCAGGAGAGCGACAGCGTCGCGGACTTCCGGCTGATCGAGACCTACGAGGACGGCTGGCGCGTCGAGTTCGTCGTCGAGGGCTCGTCACCGCTGTTGACCCTCTCGGAGTACGGCGTCACCGTCCGCGCGGCGACGGTGGAGTCCGGGACGGCGACGATCACCGGCGAGTGCGCCGGCGACGCGGACCTGCGGACGATCGTCGACGGGTTCCGGGCCGCGTTCCCCGACTCGGAACTGGTCGGCAAACGCGAGGCCGAACGGACCGTCCGGACCGCCCGCGAGTTCCGCGAGGGCCTCGAGGAACGGTTGACCGACCGCCAGGTCGCCGCGTTGCGAGCGGCGTACTTCGGAGGGTACTACGACTGGCCCCGCGAGAGCACGGCCGAGGAGATCGCCGACGCAATGGGGGTCTCCTCACCGACGCTGCACAACCACCTCCGGAAAGGCCAGCACGAACTCCTGCGGACGTTCTTCGACGACCCCTCCGACGACCGCCAGGAGTCCGACGGCGAGCGGGCCGCGACGACCGAGTGAGCAGTCATCGCTGTGGGACCTAAGCCTCTAGAGCGTTCGTGCGACGGACCGAACCGCCCCTCGCTCGAGACCCGTTCCGACCGTTCGATCGCGCGTTCTGGGATCGGTCGGGCGCGATGACCGGCGACTGTTCGGATTATTTCAATATTCGATAGTAGAAATATTCTGATACCCGTCGGTTCGGCGAGTCCATTTGGTACAACTAGAGGCCGCCTTTACTATGGTCCTTGCAGATTGGTTGTGTGTATCATGTCACAGGAGGATGCCAGTCTCGAGGCACGGCTCGAGGAGCAAGAGACGTTCGAACCTCCCGAGTCGTTCGTCGAGCAGGCGAACGTCTCCGATCCGGGGATCTACGAGGAGTTCGAGGAGAACTGGCCCGAGTCGTGGGAGCGGGCAGCGGAGTTCCTCGACTGGGACGAGCCCTACGACGAGGTATTGGACGAGTCCGAAGCGCCGACCTACCAGTGGTTCACCGGCGGGGAACTGAACGCGTCGTACAACTGTCTCGACAGGCACGTCGAAAACGGTGCGAAGAACCGGGCCGCGATCAAGTGGGAGGGTGAACTCGGCGAAACGCGGACCTACACCTACGGCGACCTTCTCAACGAGGTCAACGAGTTCGCGGCTGCGCTGCGGGACCTCGGCGTCGAGGAGGACGACGTCGTCACGATGTACATGCCGATGGTCCCGGAACTCCCGATCGCGATGCTAGCCTGTGCGCGCATCGGTGCGCCACACAGCGTCGTCTTCGCGGGCTTCTCCGCGGACGCGCTCGCGACCCGGATGAACGACGCCGACAGCGAGTACCTGATCACCTGTGACGGCTACTACCGGCGCGGGGACGCCCTCGACCACATCTCGAAGACCAACGAGGGCCTCGAGGATGTCGAGCACGAGACCGAGACCGTCGTCGTCGACCGGCTGGGCGACGACCTCGACCACTCGCTGTCCGAGAGCCAGCACGACTACGACGAACTGGTCGAGGCTCACGCGGGCGAGACGGTCGAACCGGTCTCCCGGGACGCCGAGGACATGCTGTTCCTGATGTACACCTCGGGGACCACGGGCAAGCCGAAAGGCGTCAAGCACACGACCGGCGGCTACCTCTCGTACGTGACCTGGACGAGTCACTCGGTGCTCGACCTCGAGCCGGAGGACACCTACTGGTGTTCGGCGGACATCGGCTGGATCACGGGTCACTCCTACATCCTCTACGGGCCGCTCGCGCTGGGGACGACGACGGTGATGTACGAGGGGACGCCGGACTACCCGGACAAGGATCGCTTCTGGGAGATCGTCGAGAAAAACCGCGTCGACGTCTTCTACACCGCGCCGACGGCGATCCGCGCGTTCATGAAGTGGGGTAAGGAGTACCCCGAGCGCCACGATCTCTCGTCGCTGCGCCTGCTGGGAACCGTCGGGGAGCCGATCAACCCGCGGGCCTGGAAGTGGTACTACAAGCACATCGGCGGCGAGGAGTGCCCGATCGTCGACACCTGGTGGCAGACCGAGACCGGCGGCCACATGATCACGACGCTGCCGGGCATCAACGAGATGAAACCCGGCTCCGCCGGCCCCGGCCTGCCGGGGATCGACGTCCGAATCGTGGACGGAGCCGGCGAGGAGGTCGACGCCGGCGAGGCCGGCTACCTGACCGTCCAGAAACCCTGGCCCGGGATGCTCCGGACCCTCTACCGGAACGACGAACGGTTCGTCTCCGAGTACTGGGAGGAATACTCCGACCCCGAGGCTGACGAGTGGGTCTACTTCCCCGAGGACGGCGCGAAGATCGACGACGACGGCTACATCACCGTCCTCGGCCGCGTCGACGACGTACTCAACGTCTCCGGGCACCGGCTGGGGACGATGGAGATCGAATCCGCCGTCGTCGGCGTCGAGGGAATCGCCGAGGCCGCCGTCGTCGGCGGCGACCACGAGGTCAAAGGTGAGGCCGTCTACGTCTACGCGATCCCCGAAGACGGCTACGGCGACCAGGAGGACGAACTCGAGGAGCGAGCCATCGAGTCGGTGGAGGACTCGATCGGCCCGATCGCACGGCCCGAGGAAGTGGTTTTCACGCCAGAACTGCCCAAGACGCGGTCGGGCAAGATCATGCGCCGACTGCTCGAGGACATCGCCAGCGGCAACGAACTCGGGAACACCTCGACGCTGCGTAACCCCGATATCGTCGACCAGATCGCCGACCAAGTCGAGAACGACTAACCGACCACAGCTTCGGTTTTCGGTTTTCCGCGAATCGACCGGAACCCGAACCGAGACCACGCGAAAGAATATGAGAGATAATAACACTCAAGATTCGGACGACGAACTCGAAACGGACGGTGGGGTGGCCGGCGGACACGGCCAGGCCCACCGAGACACCGACTACCTCAACCAGGAGGTCAACCTGCTCAAGCCCAGCACCCCGTTCATGCGCGACCATTTGCGGGTGGTCTGGACGGGGTTCGTGATCTGGGTCGTGGCCGTGTTTGGACCGGTGACGCTGACGTACCTGGCGACGGACGCGATGACGACCCAGATGCCGGTGCTTGGTTTCCCGTGGCACTACTTCCTGGTCGCGTTCGGCGCGCCGACCAGCGCCTTGCTCCTGTCGGTGTGGTACTCGCGCAAGCGGGACGCGCTCGACGAGAAGTACGGTATCGATCACACGACCCCCGAAGGAACCGAACACGGCGGAGCGACGGCCGCCGACGGTGGTGTTGACGAATGACTGGGACTGGGACTGAGACTGGGATACCGGGGATCACGGCCCTGCCGCTACAGGAAAGTCTGCTCCCCGAATCGCTGGACATCTCGTTCAAGGTGGTTCCGGCCGTCCTCGTGCTGGGGATGCTGGCGCTGTTCCTCGCGATCGGGTTCGTCTTCCGCGTGGCGGACACCGAAGACATGTGGGTCGCCGGCCGCTCGATCGGGAACGTCGAGAACGGGATGGCGATCGGCGCGAACTGGATGTCCGCCGCGTCCTACCTCGGGATGGCGGCATCGATCGCACTGGCCGGCTTCTACGGGCTGGTGTTCGTCGTCGGCTGGACGACGGGATACTTCATCCTGCTGATCTTCCTGGCGGCGCAGCTGCGCCGGTTCGGGAAGTACACCGCACCGGACTTCGTCGGCGACCGGTTCAACTCCGACAGCGCCCGCGCGATCGCCGCGGTGACGACGTTCCTCATCGGGTTCGTCTACGCTATCGGCCAGGCGAAGGGCATGGCGCTCGTCGGCCTGTACGTCTTCGGCGACTTCGGGTTCCTGCTCCCCGGACTCGACGGCTACCAGGTGATGGTCATCTTCATGATGGCGATCACCGTCGGCTACCTGACGCTGTCCGGGATGCTGGGCGCGACGAAGAACCAGGCGGTCCAGTACACCATCCTCATCGTGGCGTTCCTGGTCGGCCTGTTCGTCGTTGGCTACACGAACGGCTACTCGACGGTGCTGCCGCAACTCGAGTACGGCATGCTGATCGACGACCTCGGCAGCGAGTTCTCCGAACCGTTCGTCACCTCGAGTTACTACCTGTGGATCGCGACGACGTTCTCGCTGATCGTCGGGACCTGCGGGCTACCCCACGTGCTGGTGCGGTTCTACACGGTCGAGAGCGAGCGGACGGCCCGCTGGTCGACCGTCTGGGGGCTGTTCTTCATCTGTCTCCTGTACTGGAGCGCGCCGGCGTTCGCGGCGTTCGGGACCGACCTCTACACCACGAACGTCCGCCCGACGTACGGTGATCCCGGCATGGCGAGTGCGGCAAGCGAGGTCATCGTCGTGCTGGCCGCTCAGCTATCGAACCTGCCCGAGTGGTTCGTCGGCATCGTCGCCGCGGGCGGGATCGCCGCGGCCATCGCGACGGTCGCCGGGCTGTTCATCGCCGGCTCGTCGGCGATCAGCCACGACATCTACACGAACATCATCAACGAGGACGCGACCCAGCGTCAGCAGATCCTCGTCGGTCGCCTCTCGATCGTCGCGCTGGGCGTGCTGACCACGCTCGCGGCACTCGACCCCGCGTCGTCGATCGCCGCGCTGGTTGGCTACGCGTTCGCACTGGCTGGCTCCGTGCTGTTCCCGATGTTCTTCATCGGGATGTGGTGGGAGAACGCCAACCGCCAGGGTGCCCTCGCGGGCATGACCACCGGGCTGGTCCTCTGGTCCATCCCGATGATCAACGAGATCGTTCCGACGTACGTCTCCTCGCTGGAGGCACCGCTGTCGGCGGGGCTGGCACAGTGGATGCCGGCCATCGGCTCGGCGCTCATCACGCTGCCGATCGTCTTCGCGGTCACGATCATCGTCTCGCTGGTGACCGACGACCCGCCGGCCGAAACGAAGCGTATCGTCCGCCAGTGTCACAGCCCCGAACCGATGGGCCAGCAACAGACCGCGGAAGACGTCGTCGCCGACGGGGGCGAAAGCCAGACCCCCGCGGATGACTGATCCATGTACGAGAAAATCCTCATTCCGACCGACGGAAGCGACACGGCAGCCGGTGCCGTCGATCACGGCATCGATCTCGCCGAAAAGTACGACGCCGAGGTTCACGCCCTGTACGTGGTCGATACCGACTCGATGAGTATCACCCTGGGCGGCGAACAACTCGATCGCATCGAACAGGGGCAGTTCGACGAGATGGACGAGATCCGGGAACGGGCCGAAAGCGCCACCGGGTACGTCGCGGACCGGGCCCGGGAACGTGACGTTCCGGCCGTCGAGCACATTTCGGCGGGACGACCCCACTCGCTGATCGGCGATTACGTCGAGGACAACGGCATCGACCTCGTCGTCATGGGCTCACACGGCCGTTCGGGCATCACGCGGGCGCTGCTCGGCAGCGTCACCGAACGAACGCTCCGGTCGACGCACGTGCCGATCCTGGTCGTCGACGCGCAGGCCGAGTAGGCGGTCGCCGACCGCACCGATTTTTCCGAGACGGACGTTACCGGCTCGAGCGCTGCCGGCTGGTGGCGAGTTCGAAGTTCCAGACGAACCCGAAATACGCCACGACGCCGGCGAACATGCACGCGTAGTACGCCCACGTCGGCCCGTCGACGAACGTGAAAAGCACCTCGACCATCGTCACCCAGACGACCGCGAACGCGAGGTCCGCCAGGATCCCCCACCGTTCCTCCCGTGCCGTCGCGAGTCGTTCACGGATGTCGCTCATCGATCGCTCACCCGTCCGTTCGTCGGTTCGCCGACGACTAGCTCCATCGTGCGAACGTTTCGCAGGCAGTGGAAAAAGCCTATCGGGAGTCGCGAAGCGAAACCCCCTAACCGACCCCGCTCCGAGGTCCGCTATGCACGACGACGAACCCGAAGCCGCCGTCCTTCGGCTCGGCCACCGGCCCGGCCGGGACGACCGGATGACGACCCACGTCGGACTGACGGCCCGCGCACTCGGGGCCGACCGCGTGTGGTTCCCCGACAACGCCGGCCAGTCGCTCGAGACCGTCGCGGACATCACCGATCGGTTCGGCGGCCCCTTCGAGGCCGACCTCACCGACTCCCCGAAGGCACTGCTCCGCGAGTGGGACGGCCGCGTCGTCCATCTGACGATGTACGGGGAACGCGTCCAGGACGTCGAAACCGAGATCCGACGCGCCCACCGGGACGACGGCGAACCGGTCCTGATCGTCGTCGGCTCCGAGAAGGTGCCGTTCGACGTCTACGAGCTAGCCGACTGGAACGTCGGCGTCACGAACCAGCCCCACTCGGAGGTCGCCGGCCTCGCGGTCTTTCTCGACCGCCTGTTCGAGGGCGAGGAACTCGAGGCCGAGTGGGAGGACGCAGACCGCCGGGTCGTCCCGATGGAGACCGGGAAGCGAGTCGAGTCGCCCGACGAAACTGGGACGGAGGCAAGCGACGATGGGTGACTGACCGGGCCCGTCTCGAGGCCAAGGCGCGAACAGGGACAGTCGCGAGGCCTGCCACTTCGCGGCCAACCTATTTGACCGCGTTCGTGGCAATGCGCCTGTGAGCGAAACCACCAGCTACGAGGAAGAGGTCCCGCGCGAAGAGGCGGCCGACCTGCTACAGGCGCTCGCCAGCGAGGTCCGCGGCGACAGCGGGGACATCGCGGAGGTACAGGTCGGCAACAAGACGCTGACGCTCCGTCCCGGCGCGACGGTCGAGTACGGTATCGAGATCGAGGAACGCTCGCCCATGCTCGGCGGCGACCGCGAGGAGATTACCGTCACTATCGGCTGGGAAGCAAGCGAGGCGGAGTGACCGGTTCGCGTCGCGAACTCGAGTCGTCCGTCGCCGATCTCCGTCACCGGTCTCCGCCGCCCGGGACGTCCGGAGGCAGTTGACAAGACTTAATGGCCGGATGGCGTTATACGTAGGTAATGGCTTTTGAGGACCTGCTCGAGGATCCGGTCGTCCAGAAGTACTTACACGAGCTGGTCGGTCCCAAGGGGATGCCCGTCGCGGCGGCGCCGCCGGACGGGGAAGTGACCGACGAGGAACTCGCCGAAGAGCTCGATCTCGAGCTGAACGACGTGCGCCGGGCGCTGTTTATCCTGTACGAGAACGACCTCGCCAGCTACCGACGGCTGCGCGACGAGGACTCCGGCTGGCTCACCTACCTCTGGACCTTCGAGTACGACAATATCCCGGAGAACCTCGAGGAAGAGATGTACCGGCTCCACGACGCCCTGGAGGAGCGCCAGGAGTACGAGCGCAACCACGAATTCTACCTCTGTGAGATCTGTTCGATCCGGTTCGAGTTCGGCGAGGCGATGGACTACGGGTTCGAGTGTCCCGAGTGTGGCTCGCCGGTCGAATCGATGGACAACGATCGACTGATCAACGCGATGCACGACCGGATCGAGGCGCTCGAGGACGAACTCAACATCGAGAAAACGGACGCGGAAGCCTGATGGTCGTACTTGCAACCAAACTCTACGTCGACGGCGACGCCCGCGAGCGGGCGCTGGATTCCCTGCGGTCGCTCGTGGACAACGAGATCGGCGAACTGGCCGTCGAGTACGAACTCGGCGTCCGCCACGACGACTTCCCCTCGGTCACGATCGAGGGCGACGACGCCACCGTCGCACGCAACGTCCTCCGCGAGGAGTTCGGTGAGATCGTCCCCGATCTCGAGGACGGCGAGACCCACGTCGGCACGCTCGAATCGTGGGACGAGGAGGGGATCGCCCTCGACGCCGGAACGGCGGTCCGGATCCCGACCGACGAACTCGGGCTCGGGCCCGGTTCACCGACGCAACTGCGCGAGCGGTACGGGCTGGTCCAGCACATGCCCCTGCGGTTCGTCTACGACGCCGACGGCGCGTCGCGACTGGCCGACGAGGAGCGGGACCGCCTCTACGACTGGACCCGCGGCAACGGCCGCCTCAACGTCAACAGCGCCACCCGAGCGGAGGTTCGCGCGACGCTGAACCGCGCCGGTCACGCCCAGGACTACGTCACGGTCGAACGGCTGGGCCTCCTCGAGCAGAGCGTGATCTGTACCGAAGATACCGACCCGCCGGGGCTGCTGGCCAGCGTCGGCGAGTACCTCCCGGCGGAACTGCGCTGTGTCGTTCCCTGATCCCGGTAGATCTAGATACGTATGAATCGACGCCTCCTTCTCGCCGTCGTCGCGGTCGCACTGCTTGTCGGCTTCGCCGGCTGTTCGACGATCTTCGGCGGCATCTCCGACGAAGAACTCGATCGAGAGGTCGAGTACGACGACCTGCGCGACAGCGACGCGGACGTCGCCATCGAGATCGAAGACGCCGGTCTGATCACCAACGGCGAGTTCCGCGCGGTGTACGACCTCAACGGCACCGAGGAACTGTCGCTGTACCGCTCGTCGTTCTACCGCGACGAGGCGCTGGACGTCTACGGGGTCCGGTACTACCACCCGAACGGGACGGAAATGACGGGCTCGGAACTCGAGGTCGATCAGAGCCGCTCGAGCACCGAGATCACCGTCCCCGACGGGAACGGGACGCTCGCGTTCTCGGGAAGCGCCGGGAGCCGGACGTTCCGGCTGCCGGCCTTCGTCGAGGGATCCTACGAAGTGACCCTCCCCGAGGGGTACCGGACGTCGAACTTCCTGTTCGGCGACGTCAACCCGGGCGGCTACGAACGGGAGATCGTCGACGATCGGGAGCGACTGGTCTGGGATCAGGTCGATAGCACGATCTCGCTGCGGTTCTACCTGACCCGGGACATCACGCTGTTTACCGGCCTGATCGGGGTCGTCGTGGTGCTCGGAACCCTCGGTATCGGCTATTACTACCTGCAGGTCAAGCAACTGCGGGAGCAACGCGAGGAGATGGGGCTAGACGTCGAGCTCGAGGACGATTCGGACGACGGGCCGGGGCTACTGTAGGGGGCGCGACTGGGCTCGATAGTCGGTTCCCGGCTGCCGGTTTTCTTCCGTTTCCGTCCCCTTTCATGCTCGTTTTCGGAACCGACGACGAGTCAGGGGACCGCTCCGTCACCGTCGATCAGCCGTGGATCGCCCGCTCGTCGAGCAGGATCGCGCCGCCGTCCTCGAGGGTGAACCGGCCCTCGACGTGGCTGGTGGCGACCCGCGGCGGTTCGAGGGCGTCGCGCTCGATCGTCCTGGTCCTGCCGACGCGATCGACGAGCCACCCGTAGTAGGCGCCGTCGCCGTCCGTCACTCCGAGAACGAGCAACGTCGGCTCCGCCGGCTGGGGGCGGTCGCTGGACCCGGCTCCGACGCCGGTGAAGATCCGCGCCAGGTCGACGATCCGGACGCGTTCGCCGTCGACGGTGATCGTACCCGCGTTCCACGGCTCCGGAGCACTCATTACGGGTTCGGGGTCGGACACGCCGAGCACGGTCGCGATAGCGTCCGTCCGGACGCAGTAGCGGTCGTCGGCGAGGCCGAACGTGAGGACCCGGAGCGGACCGGCGTCGCGGTTCGAACCGTGACTCGAGTTCGCGTCCGGGTGCCGGTCGTCGTCAGGGACCGGATCGTCGACGTCGGAGGGCGGGGTCATTCTCCCGCAGCTACTCAGTTAGCGAAAATAAGGGTTGGGGACGCCGGAGCGTCCGTTCGCTGGGGTTCGATAGCCGATCACCGCCCCGTCGACGGCCGGGACGAACCGGCCGAGCGCGGTGAACGTTTTTATCGCTGGACTGG of the Halobiforma lacisalsi AJ5 genome contains:
- a CDS encoding DUF5803 family protein — translated: MNRRLLLAVVAVALLVGFAGCSTIFGGISDEELDREVEYDDLRDSDADVAIEIEDAGLITNGEFRAVYDLNGTEELSLYRSSFYRDEALDVYGVRYYHPNGTEMTGSELEVDQSRSSTEITVPDGNGTLAFSGSAGSRTFRLPAFVEGSYEVTLPEGYRTSNFLFGDVNPGGYEREIVDDRERLVWDQVDSTISLRFYLTRDITLFTGLIGVVVVLGTLGIGYYYLQVKQLREQREEMGLDVELEDDSDDGPGLL
- a CDS encoding chemotaxis protein CheW — protein: MTPPSDVDDPVPDDDRHPDANSSHGSNRDAGPLRVLTFGLADDRYCVRTDAIATVLGVSDPEPVMSAPEPWNAGTITVDGERVRIVDLARIFTGVGAGSSDRPQPAEPTLLVLGVTDGDGAYYGWLVDRVGRTRTIERDALEPPRVATSHVEGRFTLEDGGAILLDERAIHG